The following are from one region of the Pseudomonas lalucatii genome:
- a CDS encoding substrate-binding periplasmic protein — MKRAALGLLLCLLAPAAMARELLACGHPSYPPVSWHSQGQLVGLAPQVARELFAELGHEVRLLVLGNWKRCLLEVKQGRVDIVVAAYRTREREAWMGFSQAPLVADPILLFTRRDRPVRFDDWDDLRGLTVGLLLGDSFGERFDQFAARHLNIEWVSSGEQNFIKLAQGRIDFMPVGLYSWTLQNRRFGYDQLIVQQPGELVTEHYYLGVRREPSLLALLPHLDQRLRELAEDGTLRRLDEHYSARYLAEPHRMPSLYDPAP, encoded by the coding sequence GTGAAACGCGCGGCGCTCGGGCTGCTGCTGTGCCTGCTGGCCCCGGCGGCGATGGCGCGCGAGCTGCTGGCCTGCGGTCATCCGTCCTATCCACCGGTGTCCTGGCATTCCCAGGGTCAGCTGGTGGGCCTGGCGCCCCAGGTGGCGCGCGAGCTGTTCGCCGAGCTGGGCCACGAGGTGCGCCTGCTGGTGCTGGGCAACTGGAAGCGCTGCCTGCTGGAGGTCAAGCAGGGCCGCGTGGATATAGTGGTGGCGGCCTACCGCACGCGCGAGCGCGAGGCCTGGATGGGCTTCAGCCAGGCGCCGCTGGTGGCCGACCCCATCCTGTTGTTCACCCGTCGCGACCGACCGGTGCGCTTCGACGACTGGGACGACCTGCGCGGGCTGACCGTCGGCCTGTTGCTCGGTGACAGTTTCGGCGAGCGCTTCGACCAGTTTGCCGCTCGGCACCTGAATATCGAGTGGGTCTCCAGCGGCGAGCAGAATTTCATCAAGCTGGCCCAGGGGCGCATCGACTTCATGCCGGTCGGCCTATACAGCTGGACGCTGCAGAACCGTCGCTTCGGCTACGACCAGCTGATCGTCCAGCAGCCGGGCGAGCTGGTCACCGAACACTATTACCTCGGCGTGCGCCGTGAACCCTCGCTGCTGGCCCTGTTGCCGCACCTCGACCAGCGTCTGCGCGAGCTGGCCGAGGATGGCACCCTGCGCCGCCTGGACGAGCACTACAGCGCCCGCTACCTCGCCGAACCCCACCGCATGCCCAGCCTCTATGACCCAGCCCCCTGA
- a CDS encoding response regulator has translation MSDDLTVLVVDDELITRECLCNYFAEERYRVLAAATAEEAEQILAREAVDLILLDIRMPGKDGLTLTRELRVHSEVGIILISARQDAVDQLIGLECGADDYVTKPFNPREILARAKNLCRRVRLTRAQAPSQVEAELLRFDECTVDLGLRQVSDRDNQVSPLTAGEFQLLSVLLSNIGKTMSRDQLLDQMRNREWAPNDRTVDVLVGRLRRKLRDDPAHPRIILTIHGVGYLLATKALQSR, from the coding sequence ATGTCCGACGACCTGACGGTGCTGGTGGTGGATGACGAACTCATCACCCGCGAGTGCCTGTGCAACTATTTCGCCGAGGAGCGCTACCGGGTGCTGGCCGCCGCCACGGCGGAGGAGGCCGAGCAGATCCTGGCGCGCGAGGCGGTGGACCTGATCCTGCTGGACATCCGCATGCCGGGCAAGGATGGCCTGACCCTGACCCGTGAGCTGCGGGTGCATTCGGAGGTCGGCATCATCCTGATCAGCGCCCGCCAGGACGCCGTCGACCAGCTGATCGGCCTGGAGTGCGGCGCCGACGATTACGTGACCAAGCCCTTCAACCCGCGCGAAATTCTTGCCCGGGCCAAGAACCTCTGCCGTCGCGTGCGGCTGACTCGCGCCCAGGCGCCGAGCCAGGTCGAGGCGGAGCTGCTGCGGTTCGACGAATGCACGGTGGACCTGGGCCTGCGCCAGGTCAGCGACCGCGACAACCAGGTCAGCCCGCTCACCGCGGGCGAGTTCCAGTTGCTCAGCGTGCTGTTGAGCAACATCGGCAAGACCATGAGCCGCGACCAGCTGCTCGACCAGATGCGCAACCGCGAGTGGGCACCGAACGACCGCACCGTCGACGTGCTGGTTGGTCGTCTGCGCCGCAAGCTCAGGGATGACCCGGCCCACCCGCGGATCATCCTGACGATCCACGGGGTCGGCTACCTGCTCGCGACCAAGGCGTTGCAGTCCCGGTGA
- a CDS encoding SDR family NAD(P)-dependent oxidoreductase → MILTGKNVVVTGGGRGIGRGITEKLLAAGARVLVAQRQALDAGLAGNPEVFFVAADLAERGAPRLIAEAAQECLGGADVLVNNAGFMVEQPIDVMSEEDWDHMLAVNLRAPVFLARELLWQMRQRGHGSIVNIGSIEGMGANPMHAAYCASKAGLHGLTRALAVDLGSDGIRCNAIAPGWIDSDLSDAYLNAQDDPVGARKGLLALHPVGRTGTPRDVGGAVVFLASDEAAFITGQVLVVDGGRTAKLPLPF, encoded by the coding sequence ATGATCCTCACAGGCAAGAACGTGGTGGTAACCGGCGGCGGTCGCGGCATCGGCCGCGGCATCACCGAGAAACTCCTGGCCGCCGGCGCGCGGGTGCTGGTGGCCCAGCGCCAGGCCCTGGATGCCGGGCTGGCGGGCAATCCCGAGGTGTTCTTCGTCGCGGCCGACCTGGCCGAGCGCGGCGCGCCGCGGCTGATTGCCGAAGCGGCGCAGGAATGCCTGGGCGGCGCCGATGTGCTGGTCAATAACGCCGGCTTCATGGTCGAGCAGCCGATCGACGTGATGAGCGAGGAGGACTGGGACCACATGCTGGCGGTCAACCTGCGCGCGCCGGTGTTCCTCGCCCGCGAGCTGCTGTGGCAGATGCGCCAGCGCGGCCACGGCAGCATCGTCAACATCGGCTCGATCGAGGGCATGGGGGCCAATCCCATGCACGCCGCCTACTGCGCCTCCAAGGCCGGCCTGCACGGCCTGACCCGGGCCCTGGCGGTGGACCTGGGCAGCGATGGCATTCGCTGCAACGCCATCGCCCCGGGCTGGATCGACTCGGACCTGAGCGATGCCTACCTCAACGCCCAGGACGACCCGGTCGGGGCGCGCAAGGGCCTGCTGGCCCTGCACCCGGTGGGGCGCACCGGCACGCCGCGGGACGTCGGCGGCGCGGTGGTGTTCCTCGCCTCGGACGAGGCGGCCTTCATCACCGGGCAGGTGCTGGTGGTCGACGGCGGGCGCACCGCCAAGCTGCCGCTGCCGTTCTAG
- a CDS encoding SDR family NAD(P)-dependent oxidoreductase, producing the protein MKFVGKVTLITGAAGGVGQALALLFAREGGRLMLSDRDEAGCAAIADKARGLGAEVAYLAGDLRQKSYCEALVSAAVEAFGGLDIVLNNAGIIPRGTIEETSDEMWFDAMGVNLNAVFYICRAAIPHMKGRKGAAIVNTSSVWGVYPGPGHVAYCTSKGAVAALSKNLGRDCAPLGIRVNAVCPHEINTPMIRTGFARRGLDPDQAVEELNRSVPLGRIAEPEDIADVIAFLASDEARYIAGETLEVTGAKPVSG; encoded by the coding sequence ATGAAGTTCGTCGGGAAGGTCACCCTGATCACCGGCGCCGCCGGCGGCGTCGGCCAGGCCCTGGCCCTGCTGTTCGCCCGCGAGGGGGGGCGGCTGATGCTGTCCGACCGCGACGAGGCCGGCTGCGCGGCCATCGCCGACAAGGCCCGCGGCCTGGGCGCCGAGGTCGCCTACCTGGCCGGCGACCTGCGGCAGAAGAGCTACTGCGAGGCCCTGGTCAGTGCGGCGGTGGAGGCCTTCGGCGGCCTCGACATCGTGCTCAACAACGCCGGCATCATCCCCCGCGGCACCATCGAGGAAACCAGCGACGAGATGTGGTTCGACGCCATGGGCGTCAACCTCAACGCGGTGTTCTACATCTGCCGCGCCGCGATCCCGCACATGAAGGGGCGCAAGGGCGCCGCTATCGTCAATACTTCTTCGGTATGGGGTGTGTATCCGGGGCCGGGGCATGTCGCCTACTGCACCAGCAAGGGCGCGGTGGCGGCGCTGAGCAAGAACCTCGGCCGCGACTGCGCGCCCCTGGGCATCCGCGTCAACGCCGTGTGCCCCCACGAGATCAATACGCCGATGATCCGCACCGGCTTCGCCCGTCGTGGCCTGGACCCGGACCAGGCGGTCGAGGAGCTGAACAGGAGCGTGCCCCTGGGGCGCATCGCCGAGCCGGAGGACATCGCCGACGTGATCGCCTTCCTGGCTTCCGACGAGGCCCGCTACATCGCCGGGGAGACCCTCGAGGTCACCGGCGCCAAGCCGGTATCCGGCTAA
- a CDS encoding MmgE/PrpD family protein, translating to MSLYSFVRDFSFNQAPAHTRGLLQTCLLDILGVAAGARDNQTSQILRQYAVNHHPAGALASRLLFDGRAVHPLGAAWAGGFSVDSLDAHEGHFTSKGHAGATVVPALLALVDACREQGRAISGEELLSALCIGYETALRAGAALMAIAPEYHASGAFSGLGVVCGGARLLGLDEQCFRHALGIAEYFGPRCPMMRLVDHPSMLRDAHGAGAHAGLNALLLAQAGVTGAPAETVETSAVAAQWHDLGQRWEIDAQYFKPWPVCRWAQPALTAMTALLAAHPQITGEAIERIEVETFHESMRLQGHTPANADEAQYALAFPLAALVARGQVGPLEVTGEAIHAADILAVSRRIEIVEADDLSARFPNEILSRVKVALKDGQGFTSPVTAAKGDPATAMSAAEFSAKFHLLASVSLSDSQCQAIEQAVAALPASADCSVLFDLLFQTDVAQAPAGQPHPMEVAL from the coding sequence ATGTCGCTCTATTCGTTCGTCCGTGATTTCAGTTTCAACCAGGCCCCGGCCCATACCCGTGGGCTGCTGCAGACCTGCCTGCTGGACATTCTCGGGGTCGCCGCCGGCGCCCGCGACAACCAGACCAGCCAGATCCTGCGCCAGTACGCGGTCAACCACCATCCGGCCGGCGCCCTGGCCAGCCGCCTGCTGTTCGACGGCCGCGCGGTGCACCCCCTGGGCGCGGCCTGGGCCGGCGGCTTCAGCGTCGACAGCCTGGATGCCCACGAGGGCCACTTCACCTCCAAGGGCCATGCCGGCGCCACCGTGGTGCCGGCGCTGCTGGCGCTGGTCGATGCCTGCCGCGAACAGGGCCGGGCGATCAGCGGCGAGGAGCTGCTCAGCGCCCTGTGCATCGGCTACGAGACGGCGCTGCGCGCCGGCGCCGCGCTGATGGCCATCGCCCCCGAGTACCACGCCTCCGGCGCCTTCTCCGGGCTCGGCGTGGTCTGTGGCGGCGCGCGCCTGCTCGGCCTGGACGAGCAGTGCTTCCGCCATGCCCTGGGCATTGCCGAATACTTCGGCCCGCGCTGCCCGATGATGCGCCTGGTCGATCACCCCTCGATGCTCCGTGACGCCCACGGCGCCGGCGCCCATGCCGGGCTCAACGCCCTATTGCTGGCCCAGGCCGGGGTCACCGGGGCGCCGGCCGAGACCGTGGAGACCAGCGCCGTGGCCGCCCAGTGGCACGACCTCGGCCAGCGCTGGGAGATCGACGCCCAGTACTTCAAGCCCTGGCCGGTGTGCCGCTGGGCGCAGCCGGCGCTGACCGCGATGACTGCGCTGCTGGCCGCGCACCCGCAGATCACCGGCGAGGCCATCGAGCGCATTGAGGTGGAGACCTTCCACGAATCCATGCGCCTGCAGGGTCATACCCCGGCCAACGCCGACGAGGCCCAGTACGCCCTGGCCTTCCCCCTGGCGGCCCTGGTGGCCCGCGGCCAGGTCGGCCCGCTGGAGGTGACCGGCGAGGCCATCCACGCCGCCGACATCCTCGCGGTCAGCCGGCGCATCGAGATCGTCGAGGCCGACGACCTGTCGGCGCGCTTCCCCAATGAAATCCTCTCGCGGGTGAAGGTGGCGCTCAAGGATGGTCAAGGCTTCACCAGCCCGGTCACCGCGGCCAAGGGCGACCCGGCCACCGCCATGAGCGCGGCGGAGTTCAGCGCCAAGTTCCACCTGCTGGCCTCGGTCAGCCTCAGTGACAGCCAGTGCCAGGCCATCGAGCAGGCCGTCGCCGCGCTGCCGGCCAGCGCCGACTGCTCTGTTCTATTTGATCTGCTGTTCCAGACCGACGTCGCGCAAGCGCCGGCGGGTCAACCTCACCCCATGGAGGTCGCCCTATGA
- the proX gene encoding glycine betaine/L-proline ABC transporter substrate-binding protein ProX, translating into MSFEKRGFTQKVLHCAAVASLSLLPLYGQAASAEKPGEGVEVTPIFPSIAEERFRGEVAMAGLRELGYEVQEPKETEYAAMMLALSYGDADFSVHLWDKLHDNFYQKVGGDDTLVKAGDVIPGVLQGYLIDKKTAEAHNIKYLTDLKKPEIAKLFDTNGDGKADLTGCNPGWGCELVIDHHMKAYDLEKSVSHNRGSYFALMADTIARYKDGQPILYFTWVPQWIAGVLVEGQDVVWLEVPHTDLPDGNNSVNTSFQGKNLGFAVDEVKAVLNKDFAEENPAALKFLSLVQITTDDESAQNLKMQNGENSAKDIERHAAEWVAAHRETFDGWLAASRAAAN; encoded by the coding sequence ATGAGTTTCGAAAAGCGTGGCTTCACCCAGAAGGTCCTGCACTGCGCCGCCGTGGCGTCCCTGAGCCTGTTGCCACTCTATGGCCAGGCCGCGAGCGCCGAGAAGCCCGGGGAGGGCGTGGAAGTGACGCCGATCTTCCCGAGCATCGCCGAGGAGCGCTTTCGCGGCGAGGTGGCCATGGCCGGCCTGCGTGAACTGGGTTACGAGGTACAGGAGCCCAAGGAAACCGAATACGCGGCGATGATGCTGGCGTTGTCCTACGGCGATGCGGACTTCTCCGTGCACCTGTGGGACAAGCTGCACGACAACTTCTACCAGAAGGTCGGTGGCGACGACACCCTGGTCAAGGCCGGCGACGTGATCCCCGGCGTGCTGCAGGGCTACCTGATCGACAAGAAGACCGCCGAGGCGCACAACATCAAGTACCTCACCGACCTGAAGAAGCCGGAGATCGCCAAGCTGTTCGACACCAATGGCGACGGCAAGGCCGACCTCACCGGCTGCAACCCGGGCTGGGGCTGCGAGCTGGTCATCGACCACCACATGAAGGCCTATGACCTGGAGAAGTCCGTCAGCCACAACCGCGGCTCCTACTTCGCCCTGATGGCCGATACCATCGCCCGCTACAAGGACGGTCAGCCGATCCTCTACTTCACCTGGGTGCCGCAGTGGATCGCCGGCGTGCTGGTCGAGGGCCAGGACGTGGTCTGGCTGGAGGTGCCGCACACCGACCTGCCGGACGGTAACAACAGCGTCAACACCAGCTTCCAGGGCAAGAACCTCGGCTTCGCCGTGGATGAGGTCAAGGCCGTGCTGAACAAGGACTTCGCCGAGGAGAATCCGGCGGCCCTGAAGTTCCTCTCCCTGGTGCAGATCACCACCGACGACGAGAGCGCGCAGAACCTGAAGATGCAGAACGGCGAGAACAGCGCCAAGGATATCGAGCGCCACGCCGCCGAGTGGGTCGCCGCCCACCGCGAGACCTTCGACGGCTGGCTGGCCGCCTCCCGCGCCGCGGCCAACTGA
- the proW gene encoding glycine betaine/L-proline ABC transporter permease ProW, translating to MSEFSLLDPFQTLTIPLGEWVESTLNYLVHNFRDFFRAIRWPIDQVLNGFEFILQSIPPTIGILLASLFGWQMAGPRMGLLCAVTLTLLGLIGVWSESMTTLALVLTSVFFCALFGVPLGILSARSDRLEKVVRPVLDAMQTLPAFVYLVPVVMLFGIGNVPGVLVTIVFAVPPLVRLTNLGIRQVPDDKIEAARAFGCTPRQMLMRVQLPLAAPTIMAGVNQTLMLSLSMVVIASMISVGGLGQMVLRGIGRLDMGLATVGGVGLVLLAIFLDRLTQAMGERSNADPSLRWYHSGPVGLLLGLLGSRPVNTKARA from the coding sequence ATGTCAGAGTTCAGCCTCCTCGACCCCTTCCAGACCTTGACCATCCCCCTCGGCGAATGGGTGGAGAGCACCCTCAATTACCTGGTGCACAACTTCCGCGACTTCTTCCGCGCCATTCGCTGGCCGATCGACCAGGTGCTCAACGGCTTCGAATTCATCCTGCAGAGCATTCCGCCGACCATCGGCATCCTCCTCGCGAGCCTGTTCGGCTGGCAGATGGCCGGGCCGCGCATGGGCCTGCTGTGCGCCGTGACCCTGACCCTGCTGGGGCTGATCGGGGTCTGGTCGGAGTCCATGACCACCCTGGCGCTGGTGCTGACCTCGGTGTTCTTCTGCGCCCTGTTCGGCGTGCCCCTGGGCATCCTCTCGGCCCGCAGCGACCGCCTGGAGAAGGTGGTGCGGCCGGTGCTCGACGCCATGCAGACGCTGCCGGCCTTCGTCTACCTGGTGCCGGTGGTGATGCTGTTCGGCATCGGCAACGTGCCCGGCGTGCTGGTGACCATAGTGTTCGCCGTGCCGCCGCTGGTGCGCCTGACCAACCTGGGTATCCGCCAGGTGCCGGACGACAAGATCGAGGCGGCCCGCGCCTTCGGCTGCACCCCGCGGCAGATGCTGATGCGCGTGCAGCTGCCGCTGGCCGCGCCGACCATCATGGCCGGCGTCAACCAGACCCTGATGCTGTCGCTGTCGATGGTGGTGATCGCCTCGATGATCTCGGTCGGCGGCCTGGGGCAGATGGTCCTGCGCGGCATCGGCCGCCTGGACATGGGCCTGGCCACGGTCGGCGGCGTCGGCCTGGTGCTGCTGGCGATCTTCCTCGACCGCCTGACCCAGGCCATGGGCGAGCGCAGCAACGCCGACCCCAGCCTGCGCTGGTACCACAGCGGCCCCGTCGGCCTGCTGCTGGGCCTGCTGGGCAGCCGCCCGGTCAACACCAAAGCCCGGGCCTGA
- the proV gene encoding glycine betaine/L-proline ABC transporter ATP-binding protein ProV yields MTQVDEILSVKNIFKVFGAQPEVAMDMLRKGADKNEIFQKTGQVVGVFDASFSVKRGEIFVIMGLSGSGKSTMVRLFNRLIEPTSGSIHLNGREITGLSDKELLEVRRKEMGMVFQSFALMPHMSVLDNAAFGLEISGVSEQERKARAVEALRQVGLAGHENSYPHQLSGGMQQRVGLARALTNDPTILLMDEAFSALDPLIRSEMQGELIRLQAEQQRTIIFISHDIEEAIRIGHRIAIMEGGRVVQIGTPQELLCNPANDYVEAFFKGFDSSRVLKAGDVAELDPASVCRVNGQVPPFAAGVPFGYLVNEQDKLLAVVDAERLRDGAEAGRIDQLKLDCHQPIYTDTPLHDVLDIVAEVPYPVPVIDQAGAFKGTISKSLLLHTMSRH; encoded by the coding sequence ATGACCCAAGTTGACGAGATACTTTCGGTCAAGAACATATTCAAGGTATTCGGCGCGCAGCCGGAAGTGGCCATGGATATGTTGCGCAAGGGCGCCGACAAGAACGAGATATTCCAGAAGACCGGCCAGGTCGTCGGCGTGTTCGACGCCAGTTTCTCGGTCAAGCGCGGCGAGATCTTCGTCATCATGGGCCTGTCCGGCTCGGGCAAGTCGACCATGGTGCGCCTGTTCAACCGGCTGATCGAGCCGACCTCCGGCAGCATCCACCTCAACGGCCGGGAGATCACCGGGCTGTCCGACAAGGAGTTGCTCGAGGTGCGGCGCAAGGAGATGGGCATGGTGTTCCAGTCCTTCGCCCTGATGCCGCACATGAGCGTGCTGGACAACGCCGCCTTCGGCCTGGAGATCTCCGGGGTCAGCGAGCAGGAACGCAAGGCGCGGGCGGTCGAGGCGCTGCGCCAGGTCGGCCTGGCCGGGCACGAGAACAGCTACCCGCACCAGCTGTCCGGCGGCATGCAGCAGCGCGTCGGCCTGGCCCGGGCGCTGACCAACGACCCGACCATCCTGCTGATGGACGAGGCCTTCTCCGCCCTCGACCCGCTGATCCGCAGCGAGATGCAGGGCGAGCTGATCCGCCTGCAGGCCGAGCAGCAGCGCACCATCATCTTCATCTCCCACGACATCGAGGAGGCCATCCGCATCGGTCACCGCATCGCCATCATGGAAGGCGGGCGGGTGGTGCAGATCGGCACGCCCCAGGAACTGCTGTGCAACCCGGCCAACGACTATGTCGAGGCCTTCTTCAAGGGTTTCGACAGCTCCCGGGTGCTCAAGGCCGGCGACGTCGCCGAGCTGGACCCGGCGTCGGTGTGCCGGGTCAACGGCCAGGTGCCGCCCTTCGCCGCGGGCGTGCCCTTCGGCTACCTGGTCAACGAGCAGGACAAGCTGCTCGCCGTGGTCGACGCCGAACGCCTGCGCGACGGCGCCGAGGCCGGGCGCATCGACCAGCTCAAGCTGGACTGCCACCAGCCCATCTACACCGACACACCGCTGCACGACGTGCTGGATATCGTCGCCGAGGTGCCGTACCCGGTGCCGGTCATCGACCAGGCCGGCGCCTTCAAGGGCACCATCTCCAAGAGCTTGCTGCTGCACACCATGAGTCGCCACTGA
- a CDS encoding pyrroline-5-carboxylate reductase family protein has translation MAQAMTFGIIGGGGWLGRAIGGAMLEKGVLAPAGLILSSRSGRIEGFAAWPGVRMTRDNRELAASADIIVLSVRPEQFADVHIDAADKLVISFMAGVSVDTLSARTGSRRVIRAMPNAAAEIGQCYTPWFATEAVSAADKAFTQAMFEACGGADEVASEADLDYLTGLVGSGAAYPALLAEAMLGHALARGIPRQVAENAVRGVVVGASQLLGRDGMPPAAMVQAMLDYRGTTAAGLQAMLDAGFGRAVEAGLDAAETAARRMQAEYSAPAE, from the coding sequence ATGGCACAGGCAATGACGTTCGGCATCATCGGTGGCGGTGGCTGGCTGGGGCGCGCCATCGGCGGCGCCATGCTCGAGAAGGGCGTGCTGGCGCCCGCCGGGCTGATCCTCTCCAGCCGCAGCGGGCGCATCGAGGGCTTCGCGGCCTGGCCGGGGGTGCGGATGACCCGGGACAACCGCGAGCTGGCGGCCAGTGCCGACATCATCGTGCTGTCGGTGCGTCCCGAGCAATTCGCCGACGTGCATATCGACGCCGCCGACAAGCTGGTGATCTCCTTCATGGCCGGGGTCTCGGTCGATACCCTGAGCGCCCGCACCGGCAGCCGCCGGGTGATTCGCGCCATGCCCAACGCCGCGGCCGAGATCGGCCAGTGCTACACGCCCTGGTTCGCCACGGAGGCGGTGAGCGCCGCCGACAAGGCCTTCACCCAGGCGATGTTCGAGGCCTGCGGCGGCGCCGACGAGGTGGCCAGCGAAGCCGACCTCGACTACCTGACCGGCCTGGTCGGCTCCGGCGCGGCCTATCCGGCGCTGCTGGCCGAGGCCATGCTCGGCCATGCCCTGGCCCGGGGCATTCCCCGCCAGGTGGCCGAGAACGCGGTGCGCGGCGTGGTGGTCGGCGCCAGCCAGCTGCTCGGCCGTGACGGCATGCCGCCGGCCGCGATGGTCCAGGCCATGCTCGACTACCGCGGCACCACGGCCGCCGGCCTGCAGGCCATGCTCGACGCGGGCTTCGGGCGGGCCGTCGAGGCCGGGCTGGACGCGGCCGAGACGGCGGCGCGGCGCATGCAAGCCGAGTATTCCGCGCCCGCGGAATGA
- a CDS encoding TetR/AcrR family transcriptional regulator, giving the protein MTTQSKSTESGWRGSAEGWLQAAYDSLVESGVEAVRIQPLAKKLNLSRTSFYWFFKDREELLAALLERWRAKNTGNLVSQADAYAESIAEATLNVFDCWLNPALFDSQFEFAVRSWALQEARVADAVEVADRARLKALSGMFERFGYEPISADVRARSTYLTQIGYISMNTREDALTRMQRIPEYVKIFTGQLPQPRELERFYARHGYGVQAPTLVALGAKSPLLG; this is encoded by the coding sequence ATGACTACACAGAGCAAATCCACCGAGAGCGGCTGGCGCGGCTCGGCCGAGGGCTGGTTGCAGGCCGCCTACGACAGCCTGGTCGAGTCCGGCGTCGAGGCCGTGCGCATCCAGCCACTGGCGAAGAAGCTGAACCTGTCACGCACCAGCTTCTACTGGTTCTTCAAGGACCGCGAGGAATTGCTGGCGGCGCTGCTCGAGCGCTGGCGGGCGAAGAACACCGGCAACCTGGTCAGCCAGGCCGACGCCTACGCGGAAAGCATCGCCGAGGCCACGCTCAACGTGTTCGACTGCTGGCTGAATCCCGCGCTGTTCGACTCCCAGTTCGAGTTCGCGGTGCGCAGCTGGGCGTTGCAGGAGGCCAGGGTGGCGGACGCGGTCGAGGTCGCGGACCGGGCGCGGCTCAAGGCGCTGAGCGGCATGTTCGAGCGCTTCGGCTACGAGCCCATCAGTGCCGATGTGCGCGCCCGATCCACCTACCTGACGCAGATCGGCTACATCAGCATGAACACCCGCGAGGATGCGCTGACGCGCATGCAGCGCATCCCCGAGTACGTGAAGATCTTCACCGGGCAGCTGCCGCAGCCCCGCGAGCTGGAGCGCTTCTATGCCCGCCACGGCTATGGGGTGCAGGCGCCGACCCTGGTGGCGCTGGGGGCGAAGAGTCCGCTGCTGGGGTAG